From the Paludibacterium paludis genome, one window contains:
- a CDS encoding aminotransferase class V-fold PLP-dependent enzyme produces the protein MNLENGFWGTMAEPVKDMFHYWIDRVNYENTLLIRPHWPRLLDGLRHSVATALGCGDDEIVLTRGATEAMQALIGGYNRLRPGDEVMYADLDYPAMRDAMQWLRIRRQVVPVEVSIPEPASRTAVLDAYAEALRQHPGTKLVLLSHVCFGTGLVMPVREISALAQHAGADVIVDAAHAWGQMDFSAPDLGAPYAAFNLHKWIGAPLGCGCLYIRRDALTAIDPFMGDHQYRETDIRSRVHTGAPNFAAWLTIPAALDVHRHIGPRQKEWRLRKLRNDWAIPARQLPNLDIQTPDDPSMVAGITSFRLHGHGSMEACQAIVTRLRDVHGVHTVHRAGPAKGNVVRVTPSIATLPEDMARLLAGLRALSGEALDIPH, from the coding sequence GTGAATCTTGAAAACGGGTTCTGGGGCACGATGGCCGAACCGGTCAAGGACATGTTTCATTACTGGATCGACCGGGTCAATTACGAGAACACCCTGCTGATCCGGCCGCACTGGCCACGCCTGCTGGATGGTTTGAGACATTCCGTGGCGACCGCGCTTGGTTGCGGTGACGATGAGATCGTCCTCACCCGCGGAGCCACCGAAGCCATGCAGGCTTTGATCGGGGGATATAACCGGCTACGGCCAGGCGACGAGGTGATGTACGCCGATCTGGATTACCCCGCCATGCGGGATGCCATGCAATGGCTACGCATCCGACGCCAGGTAGTGCCGGTGGAAGTCTCCATTCCCGAGCCAGCCAGCCGTACGGCGGTGCTCGACGCCTACGCGGAGGCGCTGCGCCAACACCCCGGAACCAAACTTGTGCTGCTCAGCCATGTCTGCTTTGGCACAGGCCTGGTGATGCCGGTACGGGAGATCAGCGCCCTGGCGCAACACGCAGGCGCGGACGTCATTGTGGACGCCGCGCACGCCTGGGGCCAGATGGATTTCTCGGCCCCGGACCTTGGCGCTCCCTACGCCGCTTTCAACCTGCACAAATGGATCGGCGCACCTCTTGGGTGCGGATGCCTTTACATACGCCGGGACGCACTGACCGCCATCGATCCGTTCATGGGCGACCATCAGTACCGGGAGACCGACATCCGCTCGCGCGTGCATACCGGAGCTCCGAATTTTGCGGCCTGGCTGACCATTCCCGCCGCACTGGACGTTCATCGGCATATTGGTCCGCGCCAGAAGGAGTGGCGTCTGCGCAAGTTGAGGAACGACTGGGCCATTCCGGCACGGCAGCTCCCCAATCTGGACATCCAGACGCCGGACGACCCCTCCATGGTCGCGGGCATTACCTCGTTCCGGTTGCATGGGCATGGGAGCATGGAGGCATGCCAGGCCATCGTCACCAGGCTACGGGACGTTCACGGGGTCCACACCGTCCATCGTGCCGGCCCGGCCAAAGGCAACGTGGTCCGCGTGACGCCATCCATCGCAACCTTGCCGGAAGACATGGCGCGGCTGCTCGCAGGATTACGCGCCCTGTCCGGGGAAGCCCTCGACATCCCTCATTAA
- a CDS encoding helix-turn-helix domain-containing protein produces MTTFSDYLFQLRRNRGLRQRELADILGVEQTYLSALEAARKDPPSPEQVARFAMALELTEEEHADLLYAAQISKRKLELPEDTNRAEYQLVHELVNSLGGLSDDQISVIRTVLRMRFDRRTPLRLKENAM; encoded by the coding sequence ATGACGACTTTTTCCGACTACCTGTTTCAATTACGCCGCAACCGTGGCTTACGTCAGCGTGAACTGGCCGACATCCTGGGCGTTGAGCAGACATACCTCAGCGCCCTGGAGGCCGCCAGGAAAGACCCACCGTCACCAGAACAGGTGGCTCGCTTTGCGATGGCATTGGAACTGACAGAAGAAGAGCACGCAGACCTGCTGTACGCCGCGCAGATTTCCAAACGGAAGCTTGAGCTACCAGAAGACACCAACCGTGCCGAATACCAGTTGGTACATGAGCTGGTGAACAGTCTGGGTGGCTTGAGTGACGATCAGATTTCGGTGATCCGGACGGTACTGCGCATGCGCTTTGACCGCCGTACACCGCTAAGACTGAAGGAAAACGCCATGTAG
- a CDS encoding IS3 family transposase (programmed frameshift) — MKTSRFSDSQIIAILKQAEGGSPVPELCREHGISSATFYKWRAKFGGMDASLMARLKALEDENRRLKKMYAEERLKAEIIQEAMGKKVVTPSRRREMAQYAVQAKGVSIRLACQTFAISETCYRYQAKSSAINEEIAEHLIRLTHNQRNWGFGLCFLYLRNVKGYRWNHKRVYRIYCDLELNLRIKPRKRIVRTKPEPLAVPATVNECWSMDFMHDQLSDGRSYRLFNVIDDFNREALAMDVDLSLPAERVVRALDQVIEWRGKPKVIRSDNGPEYIGATLTRWADKHGIRLEHIQPGKPQQNAYVEHYNRTVRYDWLGHYLFDSIAEVQEYATDWIWTYNYERPNMALGGITPKQKLAYSQITSTLADS, encoded by the exons GTGAAGACGTCCCGCTTTTCAGACAGCCAGATCATCGCCATCCTCAAGCAGGCAGAGGGCGGTAGCCCTGTGCCTGAGCTGTGCCGTGAACACGGCATCAGCTCTGCAACGTTCTACAAGTGGCGAGCCAAGTTCGGCGGCATGGATGCATCGCTCATGGCCCGGCTCAAAGCGCTTGAAGACGAGAATCGTCGCCTCAAAAAGATGTATGCCGAGGAACGGCTCAAGGCCGAGATCATTCAGGAGGCCATGG GCAAAAAAGTGGTGACGCCGTCTCGCCGACGCGAGATGGCGCAGTACGCCGTACAAGCAAAAGGCGTCAGCATCCGCTTGGCCTGCCAGACATTTGCCATCAGCGAAACCTGCTATCGCTACCAGGCAAAGTCCAGCGCGATCAATGAAGAGATTGCCGAGCACCTGATTCGTTTAACCCATAACCAACGCAATTGGGGCTTTGGCCTATGTTTTTTGTACCTGCGCAACGTGAAGGGATATCGCTGGAATCACAAACGGGTCTACCGGATTTATTGTGATCTGGAACTGAACTTGCGTATCAAGCCCAGGAAGCGCATCGTCCGCACCAAGCCGGAACCGTTGGCGGTACCAGCCACCGTGAACGAGTGCTGGTCGATGGATTTCATGCACGATCAGTTGTCGGATGGACGTAGCTACCGGCTGTTCAACGTGATCGATGATTTCAACCGAGAAGCGTTAGCCATGGATGTGGACTTGTCATTGCCGGCAGAGCGTGTGGTGCGCGCCCTGGATCAGGTCATTGAATGGCGTGGCAAGCCCAAAGTGATTCGTAGTGACAATGGGCCTGAATACATCGGCGCTACGCTGACGCGATGGGCCGACAAGCACGGCATTCGGCTGGAACATATCCAGCCGGGAAAGCCCCAGCAGAATGCGTATGTCGAGCACTATAACCGGACGGTGCGTTACGATTGGCTCGGGCATTACCTGTTCGATTCGATTGCTGAGGTACAGGAATATGCAACGGATTGGATCTGGACATACAATTATGAGCGCCCGAATATGGCGCTCGGCGGCATCACCCCGAAACAGAAACTGGCATACAGCCAGATTACCTCTACTTTAGCCGACAGCTAA
- a CDS encoding MFS transporter gives MSKVSFQTAAAQQAARPAARVMVLCCLIVFMAQMATTVYLPSLPAVMRELAMSQSLVEMSISGFVVGAALPVLFWGSAADRWGRRGPLLVSLALFVLCSALLAVVGSAVELLALRVLQGISAGGAAIIARIIVRDNWSGDELARRLSVLSIAFITALGGGQFIGGLIGQYSRWQAGFVLMAVTGTLAALLSMTLSLQDGRPAAARHGGSPYWQILRRSGFVVPACAGGLGFATTVTLQEVSPFVFQEHFGLAVASFGNVGLLIGLAYFLGAMTVNRTVAKLGGKRLMRSGALLMAAATVAMLLCWHLGVLEARPGLLLFVGLYCLTIFGQAVLFPNSMATAVSDAKDHGAHAMALCGFLQQGLAGIAATASVLLHHNGAWTLAVTALGLITFLQVLFQARLRAA, from the coding sequence ATGAGCAAGGTTTCCTTTCAGACCGCCGCCGCGCAGCAGGCCGCGCGTCCGGCCGCGCGCGTGATGGTGTTGTGCTGCCTGATCGTGTTCATGGCGCAGATGGCCACCACCGTCTACCTGCCGTCCCTGCCGGCGGTGATGCGCGAGCTGGCGATGAGCCAGAGCCTGGTGGAGATGTCGATTTCCGGCTTCGTCGTCGGCGCCGCGCTGCCGGTGCTGTTCTGGGGGTCGGCCGCCGACCGCTGGGGGCGCCGCGGGCCGCTGCTGGTTTCGCTGGCGCTGTTCGTGTTGTGCAGTGCGTTGCTGGCCGTCGTCGGCAGCGCCGTCGAGCTGTTGGCGCTGCGGGTGTTGCAGGGTATCTCCGCCGGCGGCGCCGCCATCATCGCCCGCATCATCGTGCGCGATAACTGGAGCGGCGACGAGCTGGCGCGCCGCTTGTCGGTGCTGTCCATCGCCTTCATCACCGCGCTGGGTGGCGGTCAGTTCATCGGCGGGCTGATCGGCCAGTACAGCCGCTGGCAAGCGGGCTTCGTGCTGATGGCCGTCACCGGTACCCTGGCCGCGTTGCTGAGCATGACCCTGTCGCTGCAGGACGGGCGGCCGGCGGCCGCGCGCCACGGTGGCAGTCCCTACTGGCAGATTCTGCGCCGCTCGGGCTTTGTGGTGCCGGCCTGCGCCGGTGGCCTGGGTTTCGCCACCACGGTCACGCTGCAGGAAGTCAGCCCCTTCGTGTTCCAGGAGCATTTCGGCCTGGCGGTGGCGAGCTTCGGCAATGTCGGTCTGCTGATCGGCCTGGCTTATTTCTTGGGCGCGATGACGGTCAATCGCACGGTTGCCAAGCTGGGTGGCAAGAGGCTGATGCGAAGCGGCGCGCTGCTGATGGCCGCGGCCACCGTCGCCATGCTGCTTTGCTGGCATCTGGGCGTGCTGGAGGCCAGACCCGGCCTGCTGCTGTTCGTTGGCCTGTATTGCCTGACCATTTTCGGTCAGGCGGTGCTGTTTCCCAACAGCATGGCCACCGCGGTCAGCGACGCCAAGGATCACGGCGCCCATGCGATGGCGCTGTGCGGCTTCCTGCAGCAAGGCCTGGCCGGCATCGCCGCCACCGCCTCGGTGCTGTTACATCACAATGGCGCCTGGACGCTGGCGGTGACCGCGCTCGGCCTGATCACGTTTCTGCAGGTTCTGTTCCAGGCGCGCCTGCGCGCGGCCTGA
- a CDS encoding type I restriction enzyme HsdR N-terminal domain-containing protein, with translation MSSILTELLKDSAYKLTQFKPEQISALEAAIDIKDSGKKPAPYITCLVRGKPIKLTPEEAVRQLYLLVLRDELGYPVSRMQVEYEVIFGREKKRADICIFDKDKETTPYILVELKKPKLKDGKEQLKSYCNATGAPMGVWTNGQQISYYHRKDPNYFEDIPAIPSAHEKLSDILSERWTIDDLVKLDKLVNERKSLKDLILEMEDEVLANAGVDVFEELFKLIFTKLFDEMESGQDRKRHLVFKNYGDTESELKAKIQDLFEKAQGTWEGVFPVGAKIELTPSHLAVCVSSLEKVKLFNSNLEVVDEAFEYLINKSSKGEKGQYFTPRYVIDMCVKMMNPQEHETLIDTASGSCGFPVHGIFHVWEQIRRDLDDPIDHLFTTQKKTGRYAKYVVDKVFAIDFDEKAVRVGRTLNLIAGDGQTNVLHLNTLDYERWFEKTGDDKNPGDEAWKDVYGDGWKRLRKLRTTKNENRDFQFDVLMANPPFAGDIKETRILSRYDLARSVSFDKINKVDPADKNIVDATERAPSFPEALHTSHETIYQMGDGTYRKVKVKNQTNVGRDILFIERNLQFLKPGGRMAVVLPQGRFNNASDKALREYLAEHGRILAVVGLHGNVFKPHTGTKTSVLFIQKWNDDPAAGPLCPKVTDYPIFFATMREPSKDNSGDKIYRAVRQCMPDAEVAEIERLQAKWRAIDTEEQQLRELERSKKIDATQRARLEEISALRDASAAELEKAAIDLDAPKLDNHGHLIVKHDLFNHDGLTGDGIAEAFGEFAKKEKLSFFR, from the coding sequence ATGTCTTCCATTCTCACCGAACTGCTAAAAGACAGCGCTTATAAGCTTACCCAGTTCAAGCCTGAGCAGATCAGCGCACTTGAAGCGGCTATCGACATTAAGGACTCAGGCAAGAAGCCTGCTCCTTACATCACATGTCTAGTCCGTGGGAAGCCTATCAAACTGACACCGGAAGAGGCTGTGCGCCAGTTGTACCTGTTGGTCCTTCGGGATGAGCTTGGTTACCCGGTCAGTCGGATGCAAGTTGAGTACGAAGTTATATTTGGTCGGGAAAAGAAACGAGCCGACATCTGCATTTTCGATAAAGACAAAGAAACCACGCCGTATATCCTCGTAGAACTTAAAAAGCCAAAGCTGAAAGATGGTAAGGAACAGCTCAAGAGCTACTGCAACGCCACCGGTGCACCCATGGGGGTATGGACCAACGGCCAGCAAATTTCCTACTACCACCGCAAAGACCCGAATTACTTCGAAGATATTCCGGCTATCCCTTCGGCTCATGAAAAGCTGTCTGACATCCTGTCTGAGCGCTGGACCATCGACGACCTAGTCAAGCTGGATAAGCTGGTCAACGAGCGCAAATCGCTGAAAGACCTGATCCTCGAAATGGAAGATGAGGTTCTGGCTAATGCAGGGGTGGATGTATTCGAAGAGCTATTCAAGCTTATTTTTACCAAGCTCTTCGACGAAATGGAAAGTGGGCAAGACCGCAAGCGCCATCTTGTCTTCAAGAACTACGGTGATACCGAAAGTGAACTCAAAGCCAAGATCCAGGATCTCTTCGAAAAGGCCCAAGGGACTTGGGAGGGTGTATTCCCGGTAGGTGCGAAAATTGAACTCACGCCTAGCCATTTGGCCGTGTGTGTGTCCTCGCTGGAAAAGGTCAAGCTTTTCAATTCCAACCTCGAAGTGGTCGATGAAGCATTTGAATACCTCATCAACAAGTCCAGTAAGGGTGAAAAGGGTCAGTACTTCACTCCGCGCTATGTTATCGACATGTGCGTGAAGATGATGAACCCGCAAGAGCATGAAACCCTGATCGACACAGCCTCGGGCAGTTGCGGCTTCCCGGTACACGGCATCTTCCATGTCTGGGAACAAATCCGACGCGATTTGGATGACCCGATCGACCATCTGTTCACCACACAAAAGAAAACCGGACGTTACGCCAAATACGTAGTCGATAAGGTTTTTGCCATTGATTTCGATGAAAAGGCTGTGCGTGTCGGTCGCACACTCAACCTCATCGCCGGTGATGGGCAAACCAACGTTTTGCATCTCAACACGCTGGACTATGAGCGTTGGTTCGAAAAAACCGGCGACGACAAGAACCCAGGCGATGAAGCATGGAAAGACGTGTACGGTGACGGCTGGAAACGCCTACGTAAGCTGCGCACCACCAAGAACGAGAACCGTGATTTTCAGTTCGATGTCCTCATGGCCAACCCGCCCTTTGCCGGCGACATCAAGGAAACGCGCATTCTGTCCCGCTACGATCTGGCGCGCTCAGTCAGCTTCGACAAGATCAACAAGGTAGATCCAGCAGACAAGAATATTGTTGATGCCACTGAGCGAGCACCGAGTTTCCCCGAAGCCCTGCACACAAGCCACGAAACCATTTACCAGATGGGCGATGGCACTTACCGCAAGGTGAAGGTCAAGAATCAGACCAACGTTGGCCGCGATATTCTGTTCATCGAGCGTAATCTACAGTTTCTCAAACCCGGTGGGCGCATGGCTGTTGTGCTACCACAAGGCCGTTTTAACAACGCCTCCGACAAGGCGCTACGCGAATACCTGGCCGAACATGGCCGCATCCTTGCGGTAGTCGGCCTACACGGCAATGTGTTCAAGCCGCACACCGGTACCAAGACCAGCGTGCTCTTCATTCAGAAATGGAACGACGATCCAGCCGCTGGCCCACTCTGCCCCAAGGTGACCGACTACCCGATTTTCTTCGCTACCATGCGCGAGCCTTCCAAGGACAACTCCGGCGACAAGATTTATCGCGCCGTCCGGCAATGCATGCCGGATGCTGAGGTCGCAGAGATTGAACGTCTGCAGGCTAAATGGCGTGCCATCGACACGGAAGAGCAACAACTCCGCGAGTTGGAGCGCAGCAAGAAGATCGACGCAACGCAGCGCGCCCGGCTGGAGGAAATCTCAGCCTTGCGGGATGCCAGCGCCGCAGAGTTGGAAAAGGCAGCGATTGATCTTGATGCCCCGAAGCTGGATAACCATGGCCATCTGATCGTCAAGCATGACTTGTTTAACCATGATGGACTGACCGGCGACGGCATTGCCGAAGCTTTTGGCGAATTTGCGAAGAAAGAGAAGTTAAGTTTTTTTCGCTAA
- a CDS encoding TnsA endonuclease N-terminal domain-containing protein — translation MSSLLKLRPGHVAPINGQQDHSRTRHVTNRSNPIVRGKFPSLKNGQMVHYEGLLERDAFLWLEASPDIESYREQPNQIYFPDGGRMRRYTPDIEAVLCSGETVIIEVKPLHKTREVEIKHKLERVKAYFDVDLPPYGNPPHF, via the coding sequence ATGTCTTCCTTGTTGAAGCTCAGGCCGGGCCATGTTGCACCCATCAACGGCCAGCAAGATCACTCTCGTACTCGTCACGTCACCAACCGCTCTAACCCCATCGTGCGGGGCAAATTCCCCAGCCTGAAAAATGGGCAGATGGTGCATTACGAAGGGCTGCTAGAACGCGATGCCTTCCTCTGGCTGGAGGCCTCACCCGATATTGAAAGCTACCGGGAACAGCCAAATCAGATCTACTTCCCGGATGGCGGGCGCATGCGCCGCTATACCCCGGACATCGAAGCAGTGCTGTGCAGTGGTGAGACAGTCATCATTGAAGTGAAGCCACTGCACAAGACTCGCGAAGTAGAAATCAAACACAAGCTAGAACGTGTAAAAGCCTACTTCGATGTGGATTTGCCCCCGTATGGTAATCCCCCCCATTTTTAG
- a CDS encoding DUF5655 domain-containing protein, with product MSDLRLFHLQAHLATELPGTASDLEKPLQTLIERNLETLLGIRFVASEYTTGKTHGGRIDTLGLDENHCPVIIEYKRSQSENVINQGLFYLDWLMDHQAEFKLLVLEKFGKATADAIDWSGPRLICIAANFTKYDAHAVQQINRQIELVRYRLFGEDLLLLEAANTPNTQPSSPAAVPTAQNSKARSGDKSVAEIYAELSPAMVELLETVEAHIFSLGDDVQRKELKLYYAYRRLKNFATLVLQKSRLLLYLHLPPESETLPTNGRDVSQVGHWGTGDIELSISNQAEFDLTKPLIIKAYER from the coding sequence ATGAGTGATCTACGCCTATTCCACCTGCAAGCTCACCTTGCCACCGAGCTACCCGGCACCGCGTCCGACCTAGAAAAGCCGCTACAAACGCTGATCGAGCGTAACCTGGAAACGCTGCTGGGCATCCGCTTTGTGGCGTCGGAGTACACCACCGGTAAAACCCACGGTGGGCGCATCGATACGCTAGGGCTGGACGAAAACCACTGCCCGGTCATCATCGAATACAAGCGCTCGCAGTCGGAAAACGTCATCAACCAGGGGCTGTTCTATCTGGATTGGCTGATGGATCACCAGGCCGAGTTCAAGCTGCTGGTGCTAGAGAAATTTGGCAAAGCCACCGCCGATGCCATCGACTGGAGCGGCCCGCGCCTGATCTGTATTGCGGCCAACTTCACCAAGTACGATGCCCACGCGGTACAGCAGATCAACCGCCAAATCGAGCTGGTACGCTACCGGCTGTTTGGTGAAGACCTGCTCCTGCTGGAAGCAGCCAATACACCCAACACGCAACCCAGCAGCCCTGCGGCGGTACCGACAGCACAAAACAGCAAAGCGCGTAGTGGTGACAAGAGCGTGGCGGAGATTTATGCCGAGCTGAGCCCGGCCATGGTAGAGCTGCTGGAAACGGTAGAAGCGCATATCTTCTCGCTGGGGGATGATGTGCAGCGCAAAGAGCTGAAGCTGTATTACGCCTACCGTCGCCTGAAGAACTTTGCCACCCTGGTGCTACAGAAAAGCCGCCTCTTGCTGTACCTGCACCTGCCGCCAGAAAGCGAAACACTGCCGACCAATGGCCGTGATGTGTCGCAGGTTGGGCACTGGGGTACCGGCGATATCGAACTAAGCATCAGCAACCAGGCTGAGTTTGACCTGACCAAACCGCTGATCATCAAGGCTTACGAACGCTGA
- a CDS encoding histidine phosphatase family protein — protein sequence MPLTIHCYRHGESAANAGAATSDPALIPLTELGHQQAQALAATINTMPDLLVVSPFLRAQQTAVPLQQHYPQTQVVSWPVQEFTYLSPAKSAGTTAAQRRPRVQAYWATADVMYEDGDGAESFFAFMQRVVATRQQLEALHHSDAKSVVMVGHGQFWQALRAVLTGQLQPVDAQAMRAFRALEDTQPLHNAQGFSAVFDGQRWQLR from the coding sequence ATGCCACTAACCATCCATTGCTACCGCCACGGAGAAAGTGCAGCCAACGCAGGGGCGGCAACGTCAGACCCGGCGTTGATCCCGCTGACAGAGCTGGGCCACCAGCAGGCGCAGGCACTGGCAGCCACCATCAATACGATGCCGGATTTGCTGGTAGTTTCGCCCTTCTTGCGGGCCCAACAGACTGCCGTACCACTACAGCAGCACTACCCGCAAACCCAGGTAGTCAGCTGGCCGGTCCAGGAATTCACCTACCTTTCCCCCGCTAAAAGCGCCGGCACCACGGCTGCACAGCGACGGCCGAGGGTTCAAGCCTACTGGGCTACGGCAGATGTGATGTACGAGGATGGTGACGGTGCGGAAAGCTTCTTCGCCTTCATGCAGAGGGTGGTGGCAACCCGTCAGCAACTGGAAGCCCTGCACCATAGCGATGCCAAAAGCGTGGTGATGGTTGGCCACGGCCAATTCTGGCAGGCACTACGCGCCGTGCTGACGGGCCAGCTGCAACCTGTTGATGCTCAGGCCATGCGGGCATTCCGGGCATTGGAAGACACCCAACCGCTGCACAATGCGCAGGGCTTCAGCGCCGTCTTTGACGGCCAGCGCTGGCAACTGCGCTAA